In Marinobacter antarcticus, one genomic interval encodes:
- a CDS encoding DUF748 domain-containing protein, whose amino-acid sequence MYSGLLRRFGGGLRTGWASPRRVRFWLLVLIILYTLLGFFALPWIIQYLAVNSAEKDFGRELRIEVVQANPFTLTLQIDGVELDDTDNRQLLGWDRLFIDLAWSSLVNRTWTFQTIRLDKPIILEERFASGETRLSRLASESSDTAPAENKPDSLPALRINDLRVEGGILRFADNLQDPAAGDANQPKQVSLALQNVLVSVKDLTLQKNTRFPLRLDGQLAEGGKLAFDGTLQLLPTTALEGSARIDELALKQAEPYLRQFADVRLGSGTLNLSGQIHKNAQQPFAFQGSAGVDSLSIRGASNDELLIGWQGLQTEQLDLGIKEKQLETATITIDGLSGRVVIHEDQTTNFGQLVAKPPANAEDNDNAARTDEKVTPFSITIESIELTDGTLRFADYSLPLPFSTSIHTLNGQISTLNSTSDQPARVDLEGQVAEYGLARVEGAVDVWHPSRASNLQLTFRNLQIPEYSPYTVDFAGRKIAGGTMDLDLDYTVKSRQLDGQNNLVLHDLKLGEKMASSDAMDLPLDLAIALLQDSDGVIDLNLPVTGNVGDPEFDFNQVIRQALGDAITSVITAPFSFLANLVGAGSENLGQVEFAKGRTDLLPPQRERIAKLREALNQRPALALELAGPFSRNFDGPALQREKAIETLRQRLAGADREVADPSLTAESNQSIVETMFSSYYPETDLEAVQTRFTEKQNESSDGAGLDALAYRNHLAERVIAAQSITDAELEAIANARASAVRDALVDPNADASIATDRVRLLDPKEIGSADGERIAMKVGITAD is encoded by the coding sequence ATGTATAGCGGTTTACTTCGCCGATTTGGCGGCGGTCTACGAACAGGATGGGCTTCGCCGCGCCGGGTCCGGTTCTGGCTGCTCGTGTTGATCATCCTGTACACATTACTGGGCTTTTTTGCGTTGCCCTGGATCATCCAGTACCTCGCGGTGAACTCCGCTGAGAAAGACTTTGGGCGCGAACTCCGCATAGAGGTGGTACAGGCCAACCCCTTCACGTTGACGCTCCAGATCGACGGGGTTGAACTGGACGACACTGACAACCGGCAGCTGCTCGGCTGGGACCGGTTGTTCATCGATCTTGCCTGGTCGAGCCTGGTCAACAGAACCTGGACTTTCCAGACCATCCGTCTCGACAAACCGATCATTCTGGAAGAACGCTTCGCCTCGGGCGAAACCCGCCTCTCCCGGCTGGCATCCGAGTCCTCTGACACGGCCCCGGCCGAAAATAAACCCGATTCACTGCCTGCGTTGCGGATCAACGATCTGCGCGTTGAGGGCGGTATTCTGCGCTTTGCTGACAACCTACAGGACCCGGCGGCCGGTGACGCGAATCAACCGAAACAGGTGTCGCTGGCACTGCAGAATGTCCTGGTATCCGTAAAGGACCTTACGCTGCAGAAAAATACTCGTTTCCCTCTGCGTCTGGACGGGCAGCTCGCCGAAGGCGGTAAGCTCGCCTTTGACGGTACCCTTCAGCTTCTACCGACCACCGCCCTGGAGGGCAGCGCCCGTATCGATGAACTGGCACTGAAGCAGGCCGAACCCTACTTGAGGCAGTTCGCGGATGTGAGGCTCGGTAGCGGTACCCTGAACCTGAGCGGGCAAATCCATAAAAATGCCCAGCAGCCGTTTGCCTTTCAGGGCTCCGCCGGCGTTGACTCATTGAGTATCAGGGGCGCTTCCAATGACGAACTGCTTATTGGTTGGCAAGGCCTCCAGACCGAACAGCTTGATTTAGGGATCAAAGAAAAGCAGCTTGAGACGGCTACCATCACCATCGACGGCCTGTCCGGCAGGGTAGTCATCCATGAGGACCAGACCACCAATTTCGGACAGCTCGTGGCGAAGCCCCCCGCCAACGCCGAGGATAATGACAATGCCGCGCGCACGGACGAGAAGGTAACCCCTTTCAGTATCACCATTGAAAGCATTGAGCTGACCGACGGCACCCTCCGGTTTGCGGATTACTCACTGCCGTTGCCCTTCTCAACGAGCATCCACACCCTGAACGGACAGATATCGACCTTGAACTCCACCTCGGATCAGCCGGCGCGTGTGGATCTGGAGGGTCAGGTCGCGGAGTATGGCCTGGCGCGCGTCGAAGGCGCCGTCGATGTCTGGCACCCCAGCCGCGCAAGCAATCTGCAACTGACGTTCCGCAACCTTCAGATCCCGGAATACTCCCCTTACACGGTGGATTTCGCGGGCCGCAAGATCGCGGGGGGTACCATGGATCTCGATCTTGACTATACGGTCAAGAGCAGACAACTCGACGGACAAAACAACCTGGTGCTCCATGATCTGAAGCTCGGAGAAAAGATGGCCTCCAGCGACGCCATGGACCTGCCACTCGACCTCGCCATTGCCCTGCTCCAGGACAGCGACGGCGTGATTGATCTCAATCTCCCGGTGACCGGGAATGTTGGCGACCCGGAATTCGACTTCAACCAGGTCATCCGCCAGGCACTGGGAGATGCCATTACGTCTGTCATCACTGCGCCGTTCAGTTTTCTGGCAAACCTCGTCGGCGCGGGCTCGGAGAACCTGGGCCAGGTTGAATTCGCAAAGGGGCGCACCGACCTGCTCCCTCCCCAGCGCGAGCGCATCGCCAAACTACGCGAGGCCCTCAACCAGCGCCCGGCGCTTGCCCTGGAGCTTGCCGGTCCCTTCAGTCGAAATTTTGATGGCCCGGCCCTGCAACGTGAGAAAGCCATCGAAACCCTGCGGCAAAGATTGGCTGGGGCGGATCGCGAAGTTGCGGATCCCAGCCTGACGGCCGAGTCTAACCAGAGTATTGTCGAGACGATGTTCAGCTCGTATTACCCGGAAACTGACCTGGAGGCAGTCCAGACGCGTTTCACTGAAAAACAGAATGAGTCATCCGACGGAGCGGGATTGGACGCCCTGGCCTATCGCAACCACCTGGCCGAACGGGTCATCGCCGCACAATCGATTACCGACGCTGAGCTTGAAGCCATCGCCAACGCCCGCGCATCCGCGGTAAGGGACGCTCTGGTCGACCCAAATGCGGATGCCAGTATCGCAACTGACCGAGTGCGTCTTCTGGATCCCAAAGAAATCGGTTCAGCTGACGGCGAGCGCATTGCCATGAAAGTTGGTATCACTGCGGATTGA